In Clavibacter phaseoli, the DNA window CAGCCTCACCTCGGTGATCGACGCCGGCGCGGGGACCATCTCGTTCTTCGTCGACGGCGCGCGCGTCGCCTCCGCTCCGACCGCCCTCCGGCCGTCGTCGGTGGCCGACCAGTCGCTGAACACCATCGGCCGGGCACCGTATCCCGACCCCTTCTACGCGGGCGAGGTGTCGACGTTCCGCGTGTACGACCGCGCGCTCACCGGGGACGAGGTCGCGGCCGTGTCGAACGTCGACGCGAAGCTGCACGCATCGTCCTTCACGGCGGCGACCTCCGCCGTGCTGTCCGGGGTCGCGGCCGTGACGGTCGACGACTCGACGACGAACCTCCCCGACTACGGCGGAGCCGTCACCTGGGCCTCGAGCGACCCGACGCTGCGCATCGCCGCCGACGGCCGCACGCTCACGGCCGATCGCCCGGCCGCCGGTCAGGCGGCGCGGAGCTCCACGCTCACGGCGACCGCGTCGATCCGAGGCGTCGCGCAGTCGCGCCAGGTCGCGGTCACCGTCGAGCCGCAGGTCGGCGTCGACACCCCGTACGGCTACATGATGGTGCACTTCGTCGAGGACGCTCAGGGCTACGCCGAGAAGATCTACCTCGACGTCTCCCGCGGCGACGACCCCGAGAAGTGGGACCCGCTGAACGGCGGCAAGGCCATCCTCGCGTCCGACCTCGGGACGACCGGCGTCCGCGACCCGTACCTCACCTACAACCCGCAGACGAAGAAGTACTACATCATCGCCACCGACCTGCGGGTCTTCGGCGGCGACCGCGGCACGGGCTCCTGCACCACCTGGTGCTACTGGACCACCCAGGGCAGCACCAAGATGAACGTCTGGGAGTCGACCGACCTGGTGTCCTGGAGCGACGTGCGCCAGTTCGACGTGGCGCTCGACGCCGCCGGGAAGAAGACCCTCGAGGCCGGCATGATGTGGGCTCCCGAGGCGACCTGGGTGCCCGACTACGCCGGCGCGGGCAAGGGCGCGTTCGTCGTCTACTGGTCCTCGACCGTCTACCCGGACGCCGGGCACGCACCGGGCTCGGGCGCGTCCCGGGTGCTGTGGGGCGCGACCACCGACTTCACGCAGGCCACCTACTCCTACGGCGGCACGTTCATCGACACCGGAGCCGACGTGATCGACACGACGATGATCCAGGACGGCGGGACGACCTACCGCATCTCGAAGGACAACGGCACCGGCCGCGGCATCTACATGGAGTCGACGACGGCGACGCAGTGGTGGCTCGCGACGACGAAGTGGACGCAGCTGCAGGATCGGATCGGCGCCGTCTGGTCCGGCGGAAATCCGAGCGGTGTGGAGGGTCCGGCAGTGTTCAAGGACCACGGCGCCGATCGCTGGTACCTCTACGTCGACGTCATCCCCGCCGCCGGCTACCGCCCGATGGTCACGAACGACCTCGACGCCGGCTGGACGCAGCTGGTCGACCCCGGCTTCTCGCTCGCGCCGTCAACAAAGCACGGTGGCATCGTCTCCCTGACCGCTGGCCAGTACGCCGATGTGCGCGCCGCGGACGCCGCGTCCGCCGTGCGGTCCGACCTGGGCGAGGTCGGGTCGATCAGCGCCCTGCCCGCGCGCACCGACGTCGTGCTCGCCTACGGGCGCGGCACCGCCTCGCAGCCGGTGACCTGGGACACCTCCGCGGTGGGCACGGCGCCCGGCCGCTACCCCGTCACCGGGTTCGTGCGCACAGTCGGCGCGAACGACAACCAGTGGATCGGGGTAGGAGGTTCGACGGCCTACGACGCGTCGGGTCGCGTCCTCTCCAGCTCCACGGCGGTGCGCGTGACCGCGACGGTCGTGACCGCAGCGACCGCCTCGCTCACGGCCTCGACGCGGTGCGTGGCGGGCAAGGTCGTCGTGACCGGCGTGGTGCGGAACACCGGCACCTCGCCGCTGTCGGTCGTGATCGGTTCGGCGTGGGGCTCTTCGCCGACGCTGACGGCGGCTCCTGCGGGGAACGCCACGCACGCCTTCACGACGCGCGCCACCGCCGTCGCTGCGGGCTCACTCACTGCGACGGCCGCCGGCGCCAGGCTGACGGCCGCGTACCCCGCTCGCGCCTGTGGGTGACGCGGGACCCGACGGGCGGGGACAGCGAGCATGAGCCGGCGATCCCAAGAACTCCTCTGGTCGCAGACAGGTGCGCTCCTGCCCGCCGTCGCCCGCCTCGTCGTCAGCCTGTATCGACCGCACCTCACGCCGCTGCGCCTGACCCATCCGCAGTTCCTCGTGCTCCTGGTCCTGGAGCTCGGTCAACCTCGAGCGGTGACGGAGATCGGGCAGCTGCTGGCGCTGACGCCGGGCACCATGACACCGATCGTGAAGCGCCTCGAGTCGCTCGGCTACGTCAGTCGGGCGCGAGCGACACCGGATGGGCGTCGTCTCGCCGTGAGTCTCACCGATTCGGGCTTAGCGCTCCTGCCGGATCTGCAGGACATCCGCCAGCGGGTCACGGAGCTCGTTGGGCTCTCTCCCGGTCAGCGTCAGCTGCTCCAGACGGTCATCGCCGGGTTCCCGCACGCAGTACCGGAGGCCGGGGCAAGCCGCTCGGATGAGATCGTGCTCGACAGGTAGGACCAGAGCACGTGACCACGTCGACGACAACAACAACAACTCCCGATGCCTCGTCGTGTGGGCGGCAGCCGTACCACGATGCATCCGGCATCCCTTCCGTTTGAGTGACCGCGGTGAGCTCGAGCGTTCCGCTAGTCGCATCATTGGCGGGCGGCATCGACAAGGGAGAGCCCCCAGGTCGAGTTCAAAGGGCATCGACCCCAGGCTTGCCGCTGAGATCTGGACAAGGGTCCGTATCGAAGAGCAGCGTTGACAACGTCTCTGGTGGGTAGGCCACCATCGCGGTGATCATCTCCGGTTCCCCGTGCGCGGGGGTCGTCGGCATGCCGACGAACTGCTCGGGTGCCATGTCGGCGGACATCCGGCTGAGCGCGGCCGGGAGGATCGTGTTCGTCAGGATGCCGTGCGGGGCCCCCTCGAGGGCGACGACGTTGGCGAGGCCGAAGACCCCGCCCTTGGCGGCGGCGTAGTTCGCCTGGTGGATGGAGCCGAAGAGGCCGGCTGCGGACGAGGTGAACACGATGCGGCCGTACCCGTTCTCCCGCATGTTCGCGAAGGCCGGCTGGGTCACGGAGAACGCGCCCTTCACGTGCACGGCCAGAAGCGCGTCGATAGCTTC includes these proteins:
- a CDS encoding LamG-like jellyroll fold domain-containing protein, yielding MRPEPASHPIRRSPLRAAVAAIGLGAVLASGLVAPAVATAAEPVVPTSGLLADYRFTQASGTSVPNAAGGAVGAARVVNGSDALWTGTSLRLTGGAKSSAAPWVELPDDLLTGKTSGTVTIETRADASMLDTFHFLWNIGSDSTSQYWFASVRDKVRTAITTTGGNGENNARSASGISADRWYSLTSVIDAGAGTISFFVDGARVASAPTALRPSSVADQSLNTIGRAPYPDPFYAGEVSTFRVYDRALTGDEVAAVSNVDAKLHASSFTAATSAVLSGVAAVTVDDSTTNLPDYGGAVTWASSDPTLRIAADGRTLTADRPAAGQAARSSTLTATASIRGVAQSRQVAVTVEPQVGVDTPYGYMMVHFVEDAQGYAEKIYLDVSRGDDPEKWDPLNGGKAILASDLGTTGVRDPYLTYNPQTKKYYIIATDLRVFGGDRGTGSCTTWCYWTTQGSTKMNVWESTDLVSWSDVRQFDVALDAAGKKTLEAGMMWAPEATWVPDYAGAGKGAFVVYWSSTVYPDAGHAPGSGASRVLWGATTDFTQATYSYGGTFIDTGADVIDTTMIQDGGTTYRISKDNGTGRGIYMESTTATQWWLATTKWTQLQDRIGAVWSGGNPSGVEGPAVFKDHGADRWYLYVDVIPAAGYRPMVTNDLDAGWTQLVDPGFSLAPSTKHGGIVSLTAGQYADVRAADAASAVRSDLGEVGSISALPARTDVVLAYGRGTASQPVTWDTSAVGTAPGRYPVTGFVRTVGANDNQWIGVGGSTAYDASGRVLSSSTAVRVTATVVTAATASLTASTRCVAGKVVVTGVVRNTGTSPLSVVIGSAWGSSPTLTAAPAGNATHAFTTRATAVAAGSLTATAAGARLTAAYPARACG
- a CDS encoding MarR family winged helix-turn-helix transcriptional regulator, with product MSRRSQELLWSQTGALLPAVARLVVSLYRPHLTPLRLTHPQFLVLLVLELGQPRAVTEIGQLLALTPGTMTPIVKRLESLGYVSRARATPDGRRLAVSLTDSGLALLPDLQDIRQRVTELVGLSPGQRQLLQTVIAGFPHAVPEAGASRSDEIVLDR
- a CDS encoding SDR family NAD(P)-dependent oxidoreductase, which encodes MSEVSFAGRVAIVTGAGGGLGRAHALELARRGAKVVVNDLGGDISGSNGGTAMADDVVEEIRAAGGEAAANYDSVVTPEGGRGIVQTAIDAFGKVDILINNAGNIRNAAFADLTPEAIDALLAVHVKGAFSVTQPAFANMRENGYGRIVFTSSAAGLFGSIHQANYAAAKGGVFGLANVVALEGAPHGILTNTILPAALSRMSADMAPEQFVGMPTTPAHGEPEMITAMVAYPPETLSTLLFDTDPCPDLSGKPGVDAL